The following coding sequences are from one Halictus rubicundus isolate RS-2024b chromosome 11, iyHalRubi1_principal, whole genome shotgun sequence window:
- the Swip gene encoding strumpellin and WASH-interacting protein — MIESTAWNAKKDETVYKAAGSIHLRKYGQFFEQLAEKTWNVDSTLEYFMEGPLRLVYKPVEDVSLIFLIEMENKFLTKLLAAVAATCREIRLLEIEAKFFYKKLFTHGERDAENNQKSITSLLSDLQDLFVFVNRVWTVVHLTTEQLSSLAGNANEVYLPVLIEHFVDLFVIALTLDEIIESQPSLLEQWKKYRMHVRSIIHDPSQFGILESKLHTFDKLLKDLQECLLKRVIFSKTIERVMDVSKGPMMSEQITSYLKNLMSDIENKSSNSITLSKNWTRVNIGLVVMTKLFGTCDKKLIKRVLENNKKFYAVTLIGNVIWIPSKFLSEFLPKETGNAISPQIGEKLLSSRTQKLSQTVNNLIHKAVTWSTEVQAVSMKNTLQVSDIWQKQSLLIDLIVLLSQIKETVSFVMNMHAALIKPMNRNTVQLICRLIEVQKSLQNTFYILGPVIVQSQNQVLQYLCYYILAMLENTRKSLIQKDKGYSKERLDTLSLISLSMKLLNGPASADRRLIVRCALACGSQLTDTFKEEDMLKLRFLLDNYDTVAELHNVINEICDYSILLHHQNIIPAYFSFVADSNLNISHIIHLFGAFNSTINEQEGSDLKTKRILQLKEMLTKNILEPVCHEIETNLRLHVHAHLKLDSTNPFNIGAKDGGRVVQSLPLPLANSMIYAKRFIEHYLDNMFYNLTTVALHDWRTYRMMHALAHYKLNLNTVQNHLPTQTLEQGLDALEIMRNIHVFVSKYLYNLNTQTFIEHTSNNKHLNTFGIRHIANSIRTHGTGIMSTTVNFVYQFLRVKLHTFSQFLFDEHIKSRLMRDIRFIKAQRESGATPYTYERAEKFQKGIRKLGMTSDGLSYLDQFRQLITQIGNALGYVRLIRSGGLHASSNAISFLPDINSSVSFELICKDLNYSTITQAAASCLENDIASLVQNFTKGIQYFKLLVDVFASAFRDTESHHLQQFYAIVPPLTLSFVDNSISNKEKMFKKNQTGAAFTDDGFAMGIAYINALLNQSAELDSLHWFKTVEQHLSTEKHGTANKNDHGDEKLQQTRALTLKRLKERSAEFQLLYYSLSGARVFFKQSDT; from the coding sequence ATGATAGAATCAACAGCATGGAACGCGAAAAAGGACGAAACAGTATACAAAGCGGCAGGTTCGATACATTTGCGAAAGTATGGTCAGTTTTTTGAACAGCTGGCGGAGAAAACGTGGAACGTGGACTCCACGTTAGAATATTTTATGGAGGGCCCGTTGCGGCTGGTATACAAACCCGTCGAAGATGTCagtcttatatttttaatagaaaTGGAGAATAAATTTTTGACCAAGTTGCTAGCCGCCGTCGCTGCCACTTGCAGAGAGATCAGGCTCCTCGAAATAGAAGCGAAATTCTTCTACAAAAAACTGTTTACGCATGGGGAAAGAGACGCTGAAAACAATCAGAAGAGCATCACGTCCCTGCTGTCCGACTTGCAAGATCTGTTTGTCTTTGTGAATAGGGTATGGACTGTTGTGCATTTGACGACAGAGCAACTGTCCAGCTTGGCTGGTAATGCTAACGAGGTTTATTTACCTGTGCTGATAGAACACTTCGTTGATCTATTTGTAATTGCTCTAACGTTGGACGAAATCATTGAGTCACAACCATCGTTGTTAGAGCAATGGAAGAAATATAGAATGCACGTGCGCTCTATCATCCATGATCCATCGCAGTTTGGTATACTGGAATCAAAGCTCCATACGTTCGATAAGTTGCTGAAGGACTTGCAGGAATGTTTGTTGAAGAGggtaattttctcgaaaacaatcGAACGAGTTATGGATGTGAGTAAAGGTCCTATGATGAGTGAACAGATCActagttatttaaaaaatttaatgtcgGATATCGAGAACAAGTCTAGTAACAGCATTACGTTGAGCAAGAACTGGACTAGAGTAAATATCGGTCTTGTTGTGATGACCAAATTGTTCGGTACCtgtgataaaaaattaattaaacgagtacttgaaaataataagaaattttatgCTGTTACTCTGATTGGCAATGTTATATGGATACCGAGTAAATTTTTAAGCGAGTTTTTGCCAAAGGAAACTGGCAACGCTATTAGCCCACAGATTGGAGAGAAACTATTGTCCTCCAGAACACAGAAATTGTCTCAGACCGTGAACAATTTGATTCATAAAGCTGTCACATGGTCTACAGAAGTACAGGCTGTTTCGATGAAGAATACGTTACAAGTATCTGACATCTGGCAAAAGCAGTCTTTGTTGATAGATTTAATTGTTTTGTTATCCCAAATTAAGGAGACTGTATCATTTGTAATGAACATGCATGCAGCACTAATTAAGCCGATGAATCGTAATACTGTTCAGTTGATTTGCCGACTAATAGAAGTACAAAAGTCTCTACAGAACACGTTTTATATACTGGGACCAGTCATAGTGCAATCACAGAATCAGGTATTACAGTATCtatgttattatattttagcCATGTTAGAGAATACACGGAAAAGTTTAATTCAGAAAGACAAAGGTTACAGCAAAGAAAGATTGGACACTTTGTCGCTCATAAGTTTGAGCATGAAACTATTGAATGGGCCGGCGAGTGCGGACAGAAGATTAATAGTGAGATGCGCTTTAGCGTGTGGTAGTCAGTTAACAGATACGTTCAAAGAGGAAGACATGCTGAAATTAAGGTTTTTATTAGACAATTACGATACCGTAGCAGAGTTGCACAATGTTATCAATGAAATTTGCGATTATTCTATATTGCTGCATCATCAGAACATAATTCCTGCTTACTTCTCTTTTGTAGCAGACAGTAATTTGAACATAAGCCATATCATACATTTATTCGGAGCATTTAACAGTACCATTAATGAACAAGAAGGGTCGGATTTGAAAACGAAGAGGATTCTGCAGTTGAAAGAGATgttaacaaaaaatattctagaaCCTGTTTGCCACGAGATCGAAACGAATTTGAGGCTTCACGTTCATGCACACTTAAAATTGGATTCCACTAATCCATTCAATATTGGAGCAAAAGACGGCGGAAGAGTAGTACAATCGTTGCCACTACCTTTGGCGAACAGTATGATCTATGCCAAAAGGTTTATCGAACATTACCTCGATAACATGTTTTATAATCTCACTACGGTGGCCCTGCATGACTGGAGAACGTACAGGATGATGCATGCTCTCGCTCACTATAAACTGAATCTTAATACTGTACAGAATCACCTGCCTACGCAAACCTTGGAGCAAGGTTTGGACGCGTTAGAGATTATGCGAAACATTCATGTGTTCGTTTCGAAATATTTGTATAATTTAAATACCCAGACGTTCATCGAACATACTAGCAACAATAAGCATTTGAACACCTTTGGAATTCGCCACATAGCCAATTCCATTAGGACCCATGGGACTGGTATCATGAGCACGACGGTCAACTTCGTGTATCAGTTTCTTCGCGTGAAGCTGCACACGTTTTCGCAATTTCTATTCGACGAGCACATCAAGTCAAGGCTAATGCGGGACATAAGGTTCATCAAGGCCCAAAGAGAAAGCGGTGCGACACCTTACACGTACGAAAGAGCAGAAAAGTTCCAGAAGGGAATCCGAAAGTTAGGTATGACGTCTGACGGTTTGAGTTACCTGGATCAGTTCCGGCAATTGATAACTCAAATCGGAAACGCGCTGGGATACGTCAGACTAATCAGATCTGGCGGATTGCATGCGAGCTCGAATGCTATATCCTTCCTGCCGGACATTAATTCATCCGTGTCTTTCGAGCTGATCTGCAAAGACTTGAATTACAGTACTATAACGCAAGCAGCGGCTAGCTGCTTGGAAAACGATATCGCAAGTTTGGTGCAGAACTTCACGAAGGGTATACAATACTTCAAACTCCTTGTTGATGTGTTCGCGTCTGCGTTCAGGGACACAGAGTCGCACCACTTGCAACAATTCTACGCGATTGTCCCTCCGTTAACGTTGAGCTTCGTGGACAATTCGATATCGAACAAggagaaaatgtttaaaaagaatCAAACTGGTGCGGCATTCACTGACGACGGTTTCGCGATGGGAATCGCATATATAAATGCTCTTTTGAATCAGTCGGCGGAATTGGACAGTTTGCATTGGTTTAAAACGGTTGAACAGCATTTAAGCACGGAGAAGCACGGAACGGCGAACAAGAACGATCATGGGGACGAGAAGTTACAACAAACCAGGGCATTAACGTTGAAACGTTTGAAGGAGAGGAGCGCTGAGTTTCAGTTACTCTATTACAGTTTATCTGGGGCCAGAGTATTTTTTAAACAGTCAGATACGTAA